The genome window ggcggcggtgctgctgtgcctgctgctgctgctggcggCGGGGCCGCAGGGGGTCTCCGGCGCCGACGGGAGGAGGAAGACGGCATCGCCCTACGATAAGTTGATCAGCTGCAGGGTGCTGGGCAACTGCGACAAGAACAAGGGCCCGGAGGCCACCCGCCCCGGGAAGCCGGTCAACAAGTACACCCGCGGCTGCAGCAAGATCGACAAGTGCCGCGACTGATCAACCGTCATCGATGCAGGCAGCCGGAGCTATATATATGTCGTGTCGTTCTCGTACCGTGTGTGCATGTGAAAGCCGACGTTTCTTGCGTTCAATCGATTGATGATTTGATGTACGTGGCCCAGCTTTTCATGATTAATGTACAGTCGCAGTGACGAATCAAAGTTTTATACTAATATAGTAATATATGGTATAAGTCAAGCAGTCTGCTAGAAACCTTATTAGTTGACACGCATGGTCATGGAGGTTAGACTGTATGCGGGTCGGTATCACTATTTGGGCTGCCGGTCTATTAGAGTTAAGATTTCCCCTGAATCTATATATGTAACCTTTCTTTATGTAATAGACATCAAGTTCTAGTTTCTAATAACGGACATAGATGGGAATCAAAATTTTGTAGCGACtggtttgtagcttcgtcatcctactacGATAGGTGTGTGGGCCGCACAACGTTTGCAGCAGAATGGACACCCATTAGCGTTCTTAGACTAACTGCAACGCAGCACTCTACGCAGtcccctccccttgcatgccaGCTGTAGGGGGCACTCCACACTACTACAGCATACCTCTgcacaggcggtccggttagcctctacacaggcggttccaggaaccgcttgtggtgcaccgcctgtgatgtaaaacaacatcacaggcggtcaatcaaaaaccgcctgtgaaaaacacagattacaggcggtccagttcaaaggaaccgcctgtgatagacacacatcacaggcggtttcttatcctagccgcctgtgatagacacacatcacaggcggtctttTATATAAGTCCGACTGCATACAATATAAATCACAGACGGTTTTCATTATACAGATTCATATATACAGAATTTTGAAACACAAAATATACACAGATTTCATACACAGATTATACACAGATTCACACAGATTGCATACACAGATTTCATACACATATTACAAGTTCCATAACAGGTataatacacagattcatccacatatcaagttccatcgtcatacacagatttatacacatatcaagttccatatacaactaaacatctcaaagttccatagacaactaaacatctaaagtttcTAACTAAAggcctaaacactgtgtgatattgtgtacaaacttagttctggaaatttttgcaaatttccatttgtattgtagaatagcccttgttgatgaagaacttcatggcgcataaagtaaagcaagtctcttacaaccttagcaacgccgacggaaaccatatctctttctaaccattcagcattgatcttagatttaggaacctgcaatgaaagcaaaaaacaagcggtgctaagagtaatgtgatgagcaacattaatataacataaaaattgcaacatagacaatgatagcgaacttacatcctcacgattgaccatataatggaaggtgacacgacaccattcgcatacataataaccgcacaggacagtacccggaggttgtttgtcaccatatggaaataatgatattgacaaattaggcttgtcctctggatgttcgccgccaagatctttccaataaaaacggtatgcactgcatataagaatagcattgtgagattaagaatacatttgttaagttgtaataagtacaagtgtgcaataataatcatacttctctaaaatcttcaagaagtcattatacgtagccttttccattctcagtgagtcgaagaccacgactttaccatcctttggaaagatcgtgatacaaatgtagtggtcactatatagacatagacgaaaacacatgttaagatcacgattgccataatttatagttcaaaattaaaccatgtcgataacttacttaaagtggtgcggagctattattaagtccttgccatgttgtacatgattatacatggctcgtccaatgtatgccgccattaccttcattttgttTCTCTgcttctgtttgacggctttctcaaattcagcatcgtccaagtctttgtattcttctccatgcctccgagcaactactttgtagcgagcttgggatatcatcaacgggtcaagaaaccctgtcttaagttgtttcttcttatcatccatgtattgcatcctacgtgtaatagtgttaatcgttggactctcgtttatgtgtgtgTGTACAAAACTaataaatatgaaagtttagaggtacttacaagcaaaagagggttaagtagttggtttccatcctttgtcggtggtacaacgaccagagatcgtcaaagaataaatgccgcacaggatctatatgatcattgctccaaaatgcatcttctggcaaaacaaatgtgaagtcctcgagtttgtatttgttgctagccaccatgtaccactcatgcattctaatctccggagtcgacaacttagaaagttgcaccgtcgtcaagaacggcctcccattcacaaattttggaggaacatcctccttcttgtataccgagatattggttttaagacgtaatgattcttgagtagaatcattccatcttcctcccatacttcgaaattgtctatttgggaccgtgtgcctactccatgagatgctgattccgcttttgattgatttgtcataactctctgcaatttatgcaggtagcgtgccactgattctgacggtttcttgacatcgtcagtggcgattcgattatgaattttctttgaaatagttggcccttcaacattggtgccaacctttggtttctttttgatgttgacgtcgacattctgaggaacaattttgtctacgccccctcgtcgagttccttcacaagaggcgatatgattgtttcaacgatttttttggaggtcggtgtcagatcttcctgcaccatggggtgtggaataatcgaactatctttttgttgcattggtgttgaattcggctcatcacccaacttgatgtcgcgtcgatgccaaaggaccaactcgttcattgcctcctgcaaagttatgatcccctcaactggaaaatctatctcccaatcttcacaaccactgtctgtgatttctagaacttggaccacagcatagtgtggcgggacaggattatccttgtagttaacaagtcctggttttaccaaaccagtagcagcttgctttgtttttgtcccagatcgattgattggaatatgaagaaagcaaggcttgtcctcaacaatatcgtctacagggtacttggtcaactcttgcacagatcctacgctgctagggactataggtggactcatgtggcttggcttgagttcaaatgatatgcattctgttttcttcattttgttcatcacgtcattaatagccttttgtaccctttcatcaatagtctcttcaagggtccttttcgacttctcgtgtttcctatatgacgatgCATACTCTGGAAaagcctctctccaggaaatcttagaagagattccccgagcccgtccagtgtgttcaggattgcctagtgctgcagttagtatgtcattctccctccgaggcttaaattctcctttttttctcttatctgcatattcttgaatttttgtcgaaacttcgcctaccaattctggatgcaaaagtttgccgtcctcactcaaacctgcccgacctaagatccaacgaatagctcgctcatcgatatcttttaatactGGGTCCAAAGTGTCGTtagctatagcttcctcgattatcctgttccacttcacaactttatggtgatatccggttgaccccaggcgatgggggtgtttgttcatcttcgctctctgagaattagtttcgcccagttctttggccttcagttcggtcttctgacgaacaaattcctcccactgagcttgagtgattttccccattttcttgggcggaggaaccttattcttcttaacaaattccctattcatctcggccttccacccacgaaacatcttggccatagcagagagcatcgacttccttactgcatcctctgtgccttttgggaacttgaatgactcagacaacttagcccatagcttattgcaggtgtcttcatctaaatccttccatttttgaagtgtgattggcactatatctctaacagtagacccgcaggaatttcgaaactttgtaaccacgtcaagtggttcttcaggaaacccctctgcatttagttttgttacgtacataattgcaccttctttcatctgattcggacctcgtcgccctcgtttccgcttatgtgaaacgaatgattcaggcatcggagcatcctccgtgtttcgtgtagaacatgcatcctctttcttctcttcatttgaaatctatatagtgaaacaattaatggcctttcatatatgaacattattttagaatatagtcggcatatttctatttacctcttcatcgttgggaatatagtcggcatcaagctcatctgatgtttttttcttccttggaggtataggagtacaaggattgtcgtcactagaactatcctccacgctcccttcaccggagctgctcgttgtctaccattcaagtttggtcgcgtcttcaccaactttgttagacgcaccggtgcagaccacatccatactaggctgctcgttgtctaccattcaagctggttccatcgataaagggatatactgttagtctgatatactggttccatcaataagggaacttggagaaaaggtgattcaaaagaaatcgagcccaaacccgcctccggggcaggatcgggtcgggaagcaagcttgcaggtagaagtgcactttccaatgcagttagacagagaaggcatggctatgATGTTATAAtgttgaaggaccccaagaagagattatgccctgtagtctaccacctcccgttatttgtgggcttcaccgagggcgggaaacatttggtgacatcaaacgaccttcgggctggggatgtctgcgagcttgttaaggggccagacgatggtgagccggtgtactctgtctggatgtgtggtcacaaaatttaaagccgccccggcttcatctgtgcgcttctcttctcttatgtcggctactaagatcacttagcaccccacctaagagaagagaagcacacacatgcagccggggcggctgcaaaattttgtgaccacacatctggacatagtacaccggctcaccatcgtctggccccttaacaagctcgcagacgtcttcagcccgaaggtcgtttgctatcaccaaatgtttccagccatcggtgaagcccacaaataacgggaggtggtagactacagggcttaatctcttcttggggtccttcagcattataacatcacagccatgccttctctgtctaactgcattggaaagtgcacttctatctgcgagcttgcttcccgacccgattcaggcattccgccgatgccattctccatataagtcccaaatagagaatagggatgaggtagtcaagattgtaggcgctagttCTCAACTTCTAGCAtatatagatatggacacaagtccaaatttggtgctactcggcaccatcgatatcactagaaaaaaatacatcaaagagatccacttcccaatagtactcgaagatagttcattgacttgacactctctaagaggttcatacaaaatacattatctctaagagtgaaacctacgatactcatatagagtgaaacatcaacaaccccttgactggtcgctatcatactcaattccaaaatatttttccaatatgtcggcttgagtaaggagatctgggcttgggagttcctccaaatcatctgcagcttcatcatcttcagcatattgcagggcttcatcttgaataattttagccctcttggagtcagcatactttttgatggacagagcacacttctcaagcatgtcgcatacatctccaatttgaaacaaagtggtcttaagtgtgtacactgattccggttcactagtatccacaaccccatcagtcactagactgcgaatgatgtcaacatgtgtctcgatgactcgaactgagctctcaaccatgtcaagtggctccttttccatctctaaaactgaaaatggccaagtctcacaatcaaaattgagatcgcaacaaaggcagggatcagagggaaaacaaggatgtggcttatagggcaaaagaggggtccaaataacattgtcatggctatgaacaagtcaaagatgggagataagaacaagtcttataacatagggttgggaagcaaagataggtagtcaaaaaactaagaagggagataagaacaagtcttataacatagggagataataacattgtcatggctatgtacttccatgatgtatgtggccataagcacatttgccctaatgattaccaaacaaagataggtagtcaaaaaacactaaaaatagacttgttgccccaatcactatggagattttctTATAActgaatatgtaagtgaaaaaacatttaatcagaagggataaaaatagatcccaatcgatggagggacacaaaattgttcattcgaaggatactaacaccttaatggtatacaaacatttaatcagaagggataaaagaaataaaaaaattgatacatgagaagtaattgacaaccaagcAATAAGCATATGATTCACGGATAGCCAAACaagtaattgacaaccaagcaataagcaataagcatattgacaaccaaacaaaatatgtaagtgaaaacacaaACAGTAATTATTCTAAGAACTGATAATCAGGGATAGCCATTGATTAACACATTAATGTGTTTGAACCATTGATTAACCTAAGCATTTGattaacctaaccatttgattaacctaagctatgattcaaacacatatatatccagctgtgtattcaaacacatatatgattcaaacacaagtaaTTTGCCATCAATtaacatatatgattcaaacacatatatgattGAAACACATATAGGAAATTCGAGCCATGAACTTAGAAGAAATGAACCTGAACTTTGACCTTACtacgagaggaagaagaaagagcttgGGGACGACGGCGCTCAGGGAaggtgaaggggacggcggcgctcgaggAAGGTGAAGGGGATGACGGCGCTCGGGGAAGGTGAAGGGGACGGTGGCGCTCGGGGAAggtgaaggggacggcgttgctcgggctcggggacggggacggcggcgctcgggctcggggacggggacggggacggcggcgctcgagctcggggacggggacggcggtgctcgggttcgtgctcggggacggggacacggCGCTCGGGGAAGAtgaaggggacggcggcgctcggggaaggtgaaggggacggcgttgctcgggctcggggacggggacggcggcgctcgtgctcggggacggggacggcggcgctcgggttcgtgctcggggacggggacacggTGGCAGCCTGGCGGCGCTCGGGTTCGTGCTCGGGCGGGATCAGAGTTAGGGTTCCTATCGCGAGCTTTTTATATATTGTAAAGAACCCCAGGcggatatttagcaaaaccgcctgtgatagacaacatcacaggcggttgttaattccgaccgcctgtgataaaTTAACTTCACAGGTGGTCGAcgtaaaaaaccgcctgtgatgttgtctatcacaggcggttttgctaaatatccgcctgtgatgtgtgtacacTAAAAAAGGACTCGCCCCCCACGGGTTCCAGAACCCTAACTCCCAGAACCTTCACAGCACTGTAGCGGCGGCGGttttttttgagatctacagggagaaggttttgtttttgagtttattgattgatttcaatagtttatgcatatatatgatctccatttgttttctttctcattttgatgcgattttttgcctcaattttgtaatatagaccggatttgaagaaaagctttggaattcaagatttggacttataa of Zea mays cultivar B73 chromosome 8, Zm-B73-REFERENCE-NAM-5.0, whole genome shotgun sequence contains these proteins:
- the LOC103634839 gene encoding uncharacterized protein, which gives rise to MEKAAGVSAARLAVAAAAVLLCLLLLLAAGPQGVSGADGRRKTASPYDKLISCRVLGNCDKNKGPEATRPGKPVNKYTRGCSKIDKCRD